A window of Daucus carota subsp. sativus chromosome 2, DH1 v3.0, whole genome shotgun sequence genomic DNA:
GCAGCTTAAGAAAAGGAAACTGCGAGTTGAAAAGCAAATAGATAAAAAACTTAAGTATTGCATACACAATCTAGAAGTGTATTTTAAATCCAACATTGTCATCAGACGATGTGATCAATGCAAGGGTGCCATTGTATCAACAACAAAATTCAGATCATTGTGCTGTAGAACATTTAGGTGTTGGAAATGGGTAGCAAAGTGATTGAGCACGAGAAAATCCACTCTACAGAATCCAATAAGAGTGCTGGGGGATCGAGCACGACAAAATCCACTCTACAGAATCGCCACATCCAGGTAATCTCCAATCTGCAATTCACAATGCTTATCGGAAACAAATTCATGGACTGCAGATTTTATGTTAACAAAGGAAGACAATAACATACCTCAAAGTCAACGTCCCTCAATGCCAATTTACTATCGTCTGGTCTTCTTGGATTTGGAACAGAAGATGTTCTTCCGACCTTTTAATAGAATTAAGATTAAAGAATTATAAGTTATACGTGTACATAGATAGCTAGCTGTTTAGTCTTGTGAACTCTAAGTTAAACCCTTGAGCAAAGTATTCAACTGTTTAAGGGTCATAATCTTAGGTTCTTATGTATAATTTCCATAGGAAGTCCCACATAGTAATATAGTATTGCCAGCAATCCCCAGAAATTTAATTACCACATAGAAGTTACTGAATCAATCGTTTAGGAATTACCCTATAGTTTACCATCCAcaaaaatcacaatttttatGCCGAGGAGAAACTCTTGGGGGTAATAGAGTTTATACGGTTAATCCGCCCAAATATATGGTCCTGTTTTtatttcattattatattttcttaaatctTTGTCCCACATCATATTCTCAACGGTTTCAGAATTTTGGGTGTAAATATGGAAGGAAAATGATATATGGTAGAACCTTTAAGTTCAAGAACTTGAGAACTGAAAAGGATTTGAACAAAAATAAAGGGAACGAGGAATGAAACCATTAAACCAGGTGTCAGTAATCACAAAACTACAATATCTAACAATTTTTCCTTTTGACCAAAAACAAATTCACAAGTAATGAGTCATGTGCTGTGTATTTAATGAGTCATGTGCCGTGTATACATGTtacattaaaaaacatataaatagaATAGAATGTAGAACTAACCTCTCTAACAACAAGCCGACCAGTTTTACTAGGATATACAAAAGCAAAGGACAGCGTTGCATCTCTTCTTCTGGCCTCTGGAGCAACCTCTTTAACCTAAAATGAGCCACAACCAATACCATAAGCACCAACACAGAGTTTCTAGCTTATACATAAACCACTCTGAATATTACAAAAAGCAATCAATCAGGCCAACACATGGGGTTATAATAAATCAGGAATCGCATGCCAAAAAAAGAGTTTTTGTTCATCATTGAAATTATTACTTTAAAGGGGAAACAGATCAAATGAAACACCCTATTTTAGCCTATTCGGTTGGATACATAATAACCCCATCAAAAGTATCGAGGAAGCTTAACAATAGAGTTCTTGTAAGGTGTACATTAGAGCAGCCACAATCCTACACTAACTGGTGGATTTCACCTTGTATTAAGCAAGTGACTAGGCTACAATACATAATATTTTACTGGAGGAATTCATTTCGCTTTTAACTTTCTCCAGTGTTGCTTTACGGATAGTATGCATGATGTAGTCCACAACAGGTGCAACAGATAAACActaattactactccctccgtcacaGTTCTTTTCACTccttggcacgcattttaaggtgtaaataaaatatatcttataactcatttttaaaattttttaacttACTTCTAAAATTATGCATGATGTAGTACACAGCAGGTGCAACAGATAAACActaattactactccctccgttacAGTTCTTTTCACTccttggcacgcattttaaggtgcatatatattttataacttatttttgaaactttataacttatttttaaaattttcttttcttgtataaaaatttaaacattaaacttttatttagaaaaaaaaagttaaaaataatttatgaaactatactttataggagccttaaaatgcgtgccaaaccCTTTGCCcgcaatgtaaacaattggagGGGACTGAGGGAGTAGGAACAAGATCATTAAATTTGCATTTAAAAGTAAAGAAGGAAATATGTACTAGATCAGTTAGCTCGCGTAGTGTAGCATCCTTCCATGTATAAATTTGGACCTCATCTTTAGGCTCCTTCCCCCTCACTGAAAACTCTTCATTAGAATGATGACCGCCAACCTGCAAAAGTTTCATTAGTCTGGGATATTATAACTCATCTGTTCTACTTCAAtttcttaataatatataactgaTACAATGTAAATTTAACACGATAACAAAACATTGCCAAGAGATTACATTCAAAAAGGGTGATCCTGATTTTTTTTCCCAAGTCAATTTGCAAAATAATAACTGAACCAAGTCATTTTTCCTAATTTTAAAATCAGCTTAGAAGTTggattaaatttactttttacAAAAACAAACCACTTTTacttttaaggatttaatttaCATTGAAGCTTACACCACTTTTACCTGTAAGTAATTTAAATTACGTAAAAGACTTAACGAATGGACACATGAATAGActcggatttttaaaaaaatcaggaCACACTACCTTTGAGGAAAAATCAATTTACTAACAAGTGATTTCGAAAATCAGTGGTCACAGCAACAAATTGAACTAGAGACTGACAAACAAAACAAGATTTTGTGAATAGCACAATATGCCACTTTATGAGGAGCACTTACCTTAGTAAATACACGAAGCAATAGCGGGCATGtctgcaaattttaaaatataattagtagTACTAAATACAACAATATGTCAGATGTTAAATTTTCACTAATTACTGTTTCCAGAAAATACAATATAACAATGAGAAGAAAAGTAAGATTGTAAACTGCAGAACTGCTAAAGATATAACCAAAAACAGAACTAAGCTGGTGAAACAAAATGATTCAAAATAAGCAGCAAGATAGGATGATGGCCATTAGCTTTAGAACAATTCGAAAAATCCATCTTTGAACAAGTTGTCTATATATACATTAGTGTGTGGTCCCAAAGGAATGTCTTGTCAAAGTATAgcgaattttattataaaaatgtaaCTAAATTTTTTGGGGAGGATGGAGTAAAAGTTTGCATCATAGAATTCGGATGAAGCGCATAAATTAGAGAAGTACTGACAGATGATCTCGGATCTCCTCACAAGGTTCTAGCTAATATATGACATTTTTTGGTAAATGTCTTGTATTGAATCCTTTCTTCTTCATATATTACAGGTATGAATACAATCATTCTTAGTTGAATGACAAAGCTTTTTTAAAGTTCTTAAGCAAGACTCTATGAAGTTCGCAAAGTTGCTAAATAAAGATTGATTTATTATCCTATCAAAAACATCTTGTGAAGTTCATAAATATAAAGCCAGGTGTTCTGAGTGCATATCTTACTTATGTGTAAAGCTCTTTGCCCTTGTTTGTATCTTTTATGCATGTTTATGCAGCATTTTTACCGCTCAGGGTGTCTTGTAAAGCTCACATGTAGAACCTAAATGCACATAGGTTCAAGCATGACacctttttctaattttaatccCTGTATAGTGCCTTGGATGACTCTCCATATTACGACAGAAAGCATCCACTAATTTTTCACATGTCTTAATACTTCACTGGCCACAAGATTGCGTAAAGAAAAAGGAAAGAGATTCTCTCATTAATAATTTTGGTGTCCTCAGCCCTACATTCTAATATGGCTTTAGACTTCTCTTCAGAAAAACAATTTCAATTTAAGGGACAGTTCTCGAATAATGAGGGACCATCAAGAACATGAGCAATGAGTGCTGTTAGAAGTTACACCAGATATTTAGAGAGAACAGCGAACACTACAATTACATCATAATGCTGCCATTAACTTAATTCATTTCTCAAGGTTTCTGATCATCTCGCAACTGAGGCACTCAAAATACACAACATTGAGTGTTCCTCTAAGTATCTACTCATTTAGCTGACCTAAAATAGACCTCAACTATCCCAATTTTGATAAAACCTAAATCAGAACCCAAGAAAGCAAAAAAGATTAAGAAAATTACACTTAAAACAAAGAATAAACTATAGGCACAGATATAAACCCCCAAAAGATAAATCCTGAATAAACATACACAATCAGATTGAATAAAGCCAAAttacatacatataaacatgAGAACTAAGTGCAAAGAGGGGATAGTGAACCTTTTCGCGATCGATTGGTTCTTGATTGAGGGATTTAGGAGGGGGAGGAGGAGGAGCTCCGGGTGGGTTCCGACCCGGACCCGAATTGTAACCTCTTCCGCCTCTTCTCTGCCCGTCCatcctcgctctctctctctctctacagtGGTAGCAGCAGCAGCAGACGCGCTCTAGTTTACTTTGATGTCTTGTAAAACACACgccattatttatatttaaacagaAAACacgtttttacttttttttcttttaatttcttaCAAATTAGTTATGTTCCAAATTTAGCTTCTCCTTTGATAATATAATACTCCCCCTTCGTCACaatgaattttatatatattgggaTCGGACATGaagaccaaaaaaaaaatataagaaatgagtaaagttagatggaaagtaggtaaagtggtgggacccacatatatacttttcaataatagatttgagatagtggagtaaagtagTGAGGGTAATAGtgcttttattattatataatggagatagtgagagaatgtagtgggtatattataaaaagttgctattttgggaatgtataaaaatgatgaGACATCTcgaaaaggaaactgtatataaTTGATTggggcggagggagtaacaCAAGTTCTCTAtttgttaaaaagataatacgctacttaaatacatatttagatgaattagttattttttaattaacatgcaatatcaattaatatatactattaCAATTAGTTTTTTGACGGTTcattacaaaattacaaaactaaccgTATCTAAAAGCCCATTTGGCTGAGTTTATGACTTATGATTTAAGGTGAATTTATGAATTAACATGCTGATAGCTTATAAAAAGTcggtttgggtaattttgacttatgaaTGACttgtgagttattaaaaatataataatataaataaaattgatttatgagtaacttatgatttagaggtaatttttatcaaaaaaaagtttaaaaaaatttaggcaTCCAAAAAATACTTCAAACTCTACCTTATTTCTGACTTACTACACAACtaacatttttcagcttaaatcCCTGGCTTTAAACCCAGCAAACACCCTCTAAGTTTGTGTCCACTGTATATGTGTTGGTCTCGATTTGAATTATATttgcaaaaaatattatttataaaagtaaaaaatattttccaacaCATAATTAGCCTATATATTCTATACCGGTGCCAGTACAGTAATTCTTCTTATACAAGTTATATATAACGTGGGTGTTTGGGAGCAGGTgcttctgggcttaaaagcctGGAAGCCCGCTCCTCTTGTGTATGCCTGTTTGGCAAGTTTTTTAAAGCACTTAATTGAGGAGAAAAAAGCTCAGAAAAGAAGTTGCATAACGTAGCTTTTATTTGGTTTTAGCTTCTTTCCATCAGCTCCTTTTTAACACAAAATGATTATACATGTTATTCTGGTTATGTGATTGAGAGCTTAACGTGGTAACCACAATCCTTCAACAATTATTTCTCTTCCGTCTATaaacttctcttttctttttatttattactaGCCTTGCGAAACACACacgggtatataattcgtaatttatcatcaataattgaaattttaacatCGTTTTATTAGtaatttagtattaatgaatagaattttaattattttaaattatattaaccaactgattatattttttcatgaaaatttattacaatttattatctatttataaaaaaaattctgttattaatatgtgataatttatgaAAAACGATATTTGTTGTGTAACATATTAGAGTTAAAAAGGGTTActtaataattgaaataaaacatgttaaagttaaaaagagttaaacgaaagttcttgttaaaaaacatattcataattaaatatttataattttatttttaatatcattatatttttttataaaatattatatgataatatagtcacgagtgtttttagtattttcggactaacttataagttaagttatccaaacacttaaaaacttataagtggttgtatccaaacacttctaataacttataagtcctagcaaacttataaattttaatccgcttctttactttaagcaagaagtcacttattttaaactcagccaaacggccccaattgATAGGGAAAAGCAAATGCAAGAATCCACAAGTGCAGTAGTATCATTTGTCGATGATGCGCTGCTTAAGTCTCTTTTCTGGAGGTCCAATGAACAGCTCAGTCTCCACATCTGAATTCTCACTGCTTTCTGTTATTGATGTTAAGTTACCTCTATCTTCTGGCGACTCTTGTCGCGGTTCTTCTTCACACTGTAATGCCAACAAATAACACATTAATCTCAATTGTTAGTATAAACAACATGCTCCTCTCTGCAATTCCTCCAGATTAATAGATTCTGAAACAAGACTGATTACATGTAGTTTACCTTGGCAAGTAGGATTGCATTTTCTGCTTCAAGATTCTTCCCCTGAAATTATAGGTACCAAAGATCAATGAATAATTTAGTTTCGCCTTCGATTTAATGAGCAATGTAGCCAATAGTTTACCTTTTCCTTTAGTTGCTCAATCTGCTCTTTGAAGGTCTGCATCTGGTATATGAAAACACAAATTGTAAAATAGTCTTTAAATGCAagttatatattactatattctTTTGTTACGTTCAACATGTACCTTTCTAGCTCGCACAGTGCATACACTCTTCTCCAGCTGCTGTTCTATCTGTTGCAGTTCACTAATGGAGCATGATCCTAGACCTTCTCCCAATAATTTGCTGCATAAATCCAATGGAAATGTTCGAACAGATAGATgacaataattattttttactgTATTAAATTTGTATGCAAGACTATGATCAGCTAACCGCTTTGAAACTTCAAGTAGCTCAATCTTCTTAGCCAAACTTGCTGTTTCATGCTTTAGATGCTGCATTCAGTTATACCACAATGTAAGACTGCGCGTCTTCGTGTTTGAGACCATTAtattgatggtattcaaatgctactaatatttttcattaatcAAATCTGCAAAAAATTAACTATATGATGTGCCAAGAGAGTTCTAAGATAGGCTTGTTATATCGAATTCTGCCTAGCTACGAGAAAACAATGAGCTCCAGTATTTCATATTTAGAGCTAGAGATGACACACTCTCAGCTGCTAGTAACCAATTAAGGTGCAGGTGGACAACACAAGTATAATACAGTTAATCAAAAATGATTAAGAACTTTCGGAATGAAAATGTTCAATTATGTATGGGCGCAGCCGCGCAGGGTGTCAACTTTGTATTTTctatatactactccctccttcccattttaatagtccactttgcaaagaaaaaatttcccatattatttgtcctacttctttgtccaatacaattttatacaagtttcaatgttaacatttattagcatgtacaattttcatgatttacaatgcaaactatgttgacttttaacaaaatgaatgaaaatttagtagtgtttttgtataattaatgcataacaatgataacaacatatcatatttaatttttcttaatatgtgtgatttgagcaaagtggacaattaaaatgggaaggagggagtaatactCAGAAATAGAGCTGTAAGCGAACCGAACTCGGACGAACTCTTATCGAACTCGAACAAAatcttaacgaaccgaacaaTGTTCGATAATTTTATCGAACAAAATTTCATGTCCGAACTCGGTTCGgtaacgaaccgaaccgaacacgaactgTTCGCGAACATGTCGAACAAAACCGAACACAAACCGAACACGAACAGTTCACgaacaatgtatatttttaaataatatttaggttattttttaattattttaatgaaaataattaacccaaatattttatttatatatatacaacatatacaatatcaatttcaaataattttacaattacaaaataaaattaatacctaaattatggatattatatattatattcacatataatattataaatatttttatttattgtcgaACGAACACGAATTTCTCGAACTCGAACCGAACACGatcttaacgaaccgaacacgaaccgAGCACCctaaaagttcggttcggttcgttaagcTTATCGAACAGAAAATGTTGTTCGAACTCGTGTTCGGTAAGCTTACCGGACGAGCTTACCGAACTCGAACACGAACCGAACCGAGCGAACTTACCGAACAGTTCGGTCCGTTTACAGCTCTACTCAGAAATCTAACTATGCAGAGAGAAATGTATGAAAAGCTCTGAAGAAGAAAACTTCATTGATATGTAAAATGTACAAGTTGAGTTCTGTACAAGCAAGactaactatatatatacagcTGTATGTACAACTAACTAGTGGAGACCTCTAACTAACTCTAGCTGACGTGGataataaataatcattttattatatcaaCACCCCCCCTCAAGTTGGAGGGTGGAGATGACACCCCTAACTTGCCAAGGATAGAACAATGTTGTAAGCTAGTGAGGGGTTTTGTACAGACATCAGCAAGCTGTAGTGCAGAAGGAACATATGATAAGGAAATGAGGCCAGCAACTAATTTTTCTCTAACAAAATGGCAATCCAAGTCAATGTGCTTTGTGCGTTCATGATAGACTGGGTTCTTTGCAATATAGATTGCTGCTTGATTGTCACACTTGACTGGTATTGGAATGATGTCAGGCACTTCAAATTCAGCCATAAGTCTGGATAACCAGGCAAGCTCAGCTGTGATCCTTCTCAAGGATCTGTACTCTGCCTCAGCAGAAGATAAAGAAACGGTATGCTGCTTTTTGGATTTCCAGGAAAGCAAGCTGCCACCAAGTAAAACAATGAAGCCACTAACAGATTTTCTGGTGTTTGGACAAGAAGCCCAATCAGCATCACAGTAAGCTTCTATTCGAAATGAGGGTTCATTATTGAAAAATAGTCCTTGTGTTGATGTCcctttgagatatctgagaacatgAAGTGCAGCCTCCCAATGAGGCAAGCGTGGATTAGCCATAAATTGGCTGAGATGCTGTACACAGAAGGATAAATCTGGTCTGGTATTTGTAAGAAAGTTCAGTTTCCCAACCAGCTTCCTGTAAAGAGATGGATCATGAAACGGATCACCCTTATctggaaataatttttgattgaGTTCAAGAGGTGTTGAAACTGGAGGTTTGTCTTCTTGATCAAAATCAGACAAGAGATCCCTAATGAACTTCTGCTGTGAAACAACAAGACCATTTGAAGTTCTGTTAAATTCTAAGCCTAGAAAATAGTGAAGAGAACCAAGATCTTTGATCTTGAAAGTATCATCCAAAAATCTCTTGAGAGAAGTAATTTCAG
This region includes:
- the LOC108209174 gene encoding histone deacetylase complex subunit SAP18, producing the protein MDGQRRGGRGYNSGPGRNPPGAPPPPPPKSLNQEPIDREKTCPLLLRVFTKVGGHHSNEEFSVRGKEPKDEVQIYTWKDATLRELTDLVKEVAPEARRRDATLSFAFVYPSKTGRLVVREVGRTSSVPNPRRPDDSKLALRDVDFEIGDYLDVAIL
- the LOC108206428 gene encoding MADS-box protein SOC1, whose product is MVRGKTQMRRIENATSRQVTFSKRRNGLLKKAFELSVLCDAEVALIIFSPRGKLHEFASSSMHETIERYRKHTKDIKSNNPPMTQNTQHLKHETASLAKKIELLEVSKRKLLGEGLGSCSISELQQIEQQLEKSVCTVRARKMQTFKEQIEQLKEKGKNLEAENAILLAKCEEEPRQESPEDRGNLTSITESSENSDVETELFIGPPEKRLKQRIIDK